One stretch of Schlesneria sp. DSM 10557 DNA includes these proteins:
- a CDS encoding circularly permuted type 2 ATP-grasp protein, whose amino-acid sequence MLAATDPAHNRVPKDVAFPDYDTAGFYDEMFLEGGQPRPRGELLASRLKGLTDGELTRRQRVADQALLNMGITFNVYGHEAGTEKIWPFDLIPRIIEGAEWKFIDAGLKQRIRALNRFIDDIYHEQTIVKEGIFPEYMVTSSRNFLKQCVGLNPPGGIWCHITGTDLVRNADGTVYVLEDNLRCPSGVSYVLENREVMKRTFPQLFNGLSVMPVEDYPEQLLKMLQHIAPPTTDEPTVVVLTPGIYNSAYFEHCFLAQQMGVELVQGPDLVVTNGFVHMRTTRGLERVDVIYRRIDDEFLDPLCFRPDSCLGVPGLMDVYRAGRVALANAPGTGIADDKAVYAYVPQMIKYYLGEEMLLPNVPTYLCANDDDRKYVLEHIAELVVKPANESGGYGILVGPRASSEQLAKYRELISTNPRNYVAQPTLSLSRVPTIVGDHLEGRHVDLRPYILYGEDVYILPGGLTRVALVKGSLVVNSSQGGGSKDTWVLKNGTPRV is encoded by the coding sequence ATGCTCGCTGCCACCGACCCCGCGCACAATCGAGTCCCGAAGGACGTCGCATTTCCCGACTACGATACGGCTGGTTTCTACGATGAGATGTTTCTGGAGGGTGGGCAGCCTCGCCCCCGGGGGGAATTGCTGGCTTCGCGCCTCAAGGGGCTGACCGACGGTGAACTGACCCGACGGCAGCGAGTCGCCGACCAGGCCCTGCTGAATATGGGGATCACGTTCAATGTCTATGGGCACGAAGCGGGCACCGAGAAGATCTGGCCCTTTGATCTGATCCCCCGCATCATCGAAGGAGCCGAATGGAAGTTCATCGACGCGGGGTTGAAGCAGCGCATCCGCGCGTTGAATCGCTTTATCGACGACATCTATCACGAGCAGACCATTGTTAAAGAGGGGATTTTTCCGGAGTACATGGTCACTTCGAGCCGGAACTTTCTGAAGCAGTGCGTTGGACTCAACCCACCCGGAGGAATCTGGTGTCACATTACAGGGACCGACCTTGTCCGTAATGCGGATGGGACGGTTTACGTTCTGGAAGACAACCTGCGATGTCCGTCGGGAGTTTCGTATGTGCTCGAGAATCGCGAGGTCATGAAGCGGACGTTCCCGCAACTATTCAACGGGCTGTCGGTGATGCCAGTTGAGGACTACCCTGAACAGTTACTGAAGATGCTTCAGCACATCGCCCCCCCGACAACGGACGAACCAACCGTCGTCGTGCTGACCCCGGGAATTTATAACTCAGCCTATTTCGAGCACTGCTTTCTCGCACAGCAAATGGGCGTCGAACTGGTCCAGGGTCCCGATCTTGTCGTGACGAACGGTTTCGTCCATATGAGGACCACACGAGGCCTCGAACGTGTGGACGTCATCTACCGCCGGATCGACGACGAATTCCTCGACCCACTTTGCTTCCGTCCCGACTCGTGCCTGGGTGTCCCGGGGTTGATGGACGTCTACCGCGCCGGCCGTGTGGCGCTCGCCAATGCACCGGGGACCGGAATCGCCGACGACAAGGCGGTCTACGCCTATGTGCCTCAGATGATCAAGTATTATCTGGGCGAAGAGATGCTGTTGCCGAACGTCCCGACATACCTTTGCGCCAACGACGACGACCGCAAATATGTGCTTGAGCACATTGCCGAGCTGGTGGTTAAACCGGCTAACGAATCAGGCGGGTATGGAATTCTTGTGGGTCCGCGAGCGTCGAGTGAGCAGTTGGCGAAGTATCGCGAGCTGATCTCCACAAATCCTCGTAACTACGTCGCACAGCCAACACTGTCGCTTTCGCGCGTGCCAACCATCGTAGGAGATCATCTGGAAGGCCGACACGTCGATTTGCGACCCTACATTCTTTACGGCGAAGACGTTTACATTCTGCCCGGGGGACTGACCCGGGTGGCGCTGGTGAAAGGATCACTGGTCGTCAATTCCTCGCAAGGAGGAGGCAGTAAAGATACATGGGTTCTGAAGAACGGAACGCCACGCGTTTGA
- a CDS encoding alpha-E domain-containing protein translates to MLSRVADSIYWMSRYVERAENVARFIDVNLNLSLDVGPEMERHWDPLIYTTGDHADFQKRYPEGTQQNVIHFLTFDTENPNSILCCLRTARENARTVRDMISSTMWEELNKFFLLVKTASQPQVLGSPFDFFAQIKLSAYTLDGAVQSTLSHNEAWHFHRMGQLIERADKTSRILDVKYYLLLPQVSDVGTQLDTNQWSALLKSASALEMYRKAHGRITPHQVADFLLLDREFPRAVRFCVGSAEQSLLTITGGSRGNFNNRAEQCLGRLRAELDYTNIEEIFATGLHEFIDQFQEKLNGVGLAISDTFFSIQPEVKPVRAAKKPLATSAALPATSVQKQSMGGQSQSQG, encoded by the coding sequence ATGTTGAGCCGTGTTGCCGATTCGATTTACTGGATGAGTCGCTACGTGGAGCGAGCCGAGAACGTGGCTCGCTTCATCGATGTCAATTTGAATTTGTCGCTGGATGTCGGTCCTGAGATGGAACGGCACTGGGATCCGCTGATCTATACAACCGGCGACCACGCTGATTTCCAGAAGCGCTACCCCGAGGGAACGCAGCAGAACGTCATTCACTTTCTGACGTTTGATACCGAGAATCCCAACTCGATTCTCTGCTGCCTGCGAACGGCGCGCGAAAACGCACGGACCGTCCGTGACATGATCAGTTCCACGATGTGGGAAGAACTCAACAAGTTCTTTCTGCTTGTCAAAACCGCATCGCAGCCTCAAGTGCTGGGTTCACCCTTCGACTTTTTCGCCCAGATCAAACTATCGGCCTATACCCTCGACGGAGCGGTGCAGTCGACGCTCTCGCATAACGAGGCATGGCACTTTCACCGGATGGGCCAACTGATTGAGCGCGCCGACAAGACCTCGCGTATTCTTGACGTGAAGTACTACCTGCTGCTGCCCCAGGTTTCCGATGTCGGGACGCAACTCGACACAAACCAGTGGTCCGCGCTATTGAAGTCAGCGAGTGCACTGGAAATGTATCGCAAGGCTCACGGCCGGATTACTCCCCATCAGGTTGCAGACTTTCTGCTTCTCGACCGTGAGTTCCCTCGCGCAGTCCGGTTCTGTGTTGGTTCCGCCGAGCAGTCGCTTTTAACGATCACCGGTGGCTCGCGCGGCAACTTCAATAATCGCGCCGAACAATGTCTGGGTCGGCTACGAGCCGAACTCGACTACACGAATATCGAGGAAATCTTTGCGACGGGACTGCATGAGTTTATCGATCAGTTCCAGGAAAAGTTGAACGGCGTGGGACTGGCCATCTCTGACACCTTCTTCTCAATACAACCCGAAGTCAAGCCGGTGCGAGCGGCCAAAAAGCCACTCGCGACCAGCGCAGCCTTACCGGCGACCAGCGTTCAGAAACAATCGATGGGTGGCCAGTCACAATCACAGGGCTGA